A region from the Brachyspira hampsonii genome encodes:
- a CDS encoding GTP 3',8-cyclase MoaA: MLDSFNREINYIRVSVTDRCNLRCVYCMPEEGIIKKAHNQILSYEQIYDVIKEASELGIKKVRITGGEPLVRKNIDELVVMIRSIEKVDIIAMTTNAVLLEGIAEKLKNAGLDSINISLDTLDSERYKYITRGGSLYDAMKGIKIASELGFQLKINVVVYDEKSIEELPLLKKYAESINAKLQTIQYYDINSQKIDSADYDRPAKCKYCNRIRLLSDGYLLSCLHSNIKFKIDFDDIRGSIIKCIEGKPENGAYSDAESLSMIGG, encoded by the coding sequence ATGTTAGATTCCTTTAATAGAGAGATAAATTATATACGAGTTTCCGTTACTGACAGATGTAATTTGAGATGTGTATACTGTATGCCTGAAGAAGGTATTATAAAAAAAGCACATAATCAAATTTTGAGTTATGAGCAAATATATGATGTTATTAAAGAGGCTTCTGAACTAGGAATTAAAAAAGTTAGAATAACAGGAGGCGAGCCTTTAGTACGAAAAAATATTGATGAGCTTGTAGTTATGATTAGGAGTATAGAAAAAGTTGATATAATAGCTATGACAACTAATGCAGTTTTACTTGAAGGCATTGCAGAGAAATTAAAAAATGCGGGGCTTGATTCCATTAATATATCGCTTGATACTTTAGATAGTGAAAGGTATAAATATATTACAAGAGGCGGAAGTTTATATGATGCTATGAAAGGAATAAAAATAGCTTCTGAATTGGGCTTTCAATTAAAAATTAATGTTGTTGTTTATGATGAAAAAAGTATAGAAGAATTACCTTTATTAAAAAAATATGCTGAAAGTATAAATGCTAAACTTCAAACTATTCAGTATTATGATATTAACAGTCAGAAAATAGATTCTGCAGATTATGACAGACCTGCAAAATGTAAATACTGCAATAGAATAAGATTACTATCTGACGGATATTTATTAAGCTGTCTGCATAGTAATATAAAATTTAAAATTGATTTTGATGATATAAGAGGTTCTATAATAAAATGTATTGAAGGAAAGCCTGAAAATGGTGCTTATAGTGATGCTGAATCACTAAGTATGATAGGCGGTTAA
- a CDS encoding aldehyde dehydrogenase family protein, with protein MNLTELRDKQKQFFKSSKTLSYDFRIEQLKKLQSMLIKYERDFIDALYKDMQKSEFEAIGTELFFVMEEIKTFIKNLKKWMHNKKAKRNMVTIDSKTTIINKPFGVSLIISPWNYPIQLTFLPLVGAIGAGNTAIIAPSQLTPTVYDVIYNSIKDTFDEEYIAVVDKSIPPENVSKIEYDKIFFTGSPRVGKIIMSNASEFLTPVTLELGGKSPVIIDDIKGDNFNKAVKRIIWGKFINSGQTCVSPDYILIREDLKERFLKAFNDEIKLFNEEKKLHRIINENHYKRLKSYLNDGKIIYGGEYDDNNLSISITLVEPRDLETNIIKDEIFGSIFPILYYKTKEEARDIIEKVCPNPLAMYIFSENIDFNYYFIEKITYGGCSVNDTISHILNSNAPFGGVGNSGMGNYHGYYSFKCFSKETTVLTKGYGFEVKTKYPPYSTKIKEVNWLYNLVKK; from the coding sequence ATGAATTTAACAGAATTAAGAGATAAACAAAAACAATTTTTCAAAAGTTCAAAAACATTATCATACGACTTTAGAATAGAACAATTAAAAAAATTACAATCAATGCTTATAAAGTATGAAAGAGATTTTATAGATGCTCTGTATAAAGATATGCAGAAGTCAGAATTTGAAGCCATAGGAACAGAATTATTTTTTGTAATGGAAGAGATTAAAACATTCATAAAAAATCTAAAAAAATGGATGCATAATAAAAAAGCAAAAAGAAATATGGTAACTATAGACTCCAAAACAACTATAATAAATAAGCCATTTGGAGTATCATTAATAATATCACCTTGGAATTATCCAATACAATTAACTTTTCTTCCGCTTGTTGGGGCAATAGGAGCTGGCAATACCGCTATAATAGCACCTTCTCAATTAACTCCTACTGTTTATGATGTAATATATAATTCTATTAAGGATACATTTGATGAAGAATATATTGCTGTTGTAGATAAAAGTATACCTCCGGAAAATGTAAGTAAAATAGAATATGATAAAATATTTTTTACAGGCTCTCCTAGAGTTGGAAAAATTATTATGTCAAATGCTTCAGAGTTTCTTACTCCTGTAACATTAGAGCTTGGAGGAAAATCGCCTGTTATAATTGATGATATAAAAGGAGATAATTTTAATAAGGCTGTAAAAAGAATTATATGGGGTAAGTTTATAAACTCAGGTCAAACTTGCGTATCTCCAGATTATATACTTATAAGAGAAGACTTAAAAGAGAGATTTTTAAAAGCATTTAATGATGAAATAAAATTATTCAATGAAGAAAAAAAGCTTCATAGAATAATAAATGAAAATCACTATAAAAGATTAAAATCATATTTAAATGACGGAAAAATTATTTACGGCGGTGAATATGATGATAATAATTTATCTATTTCTATAACATTGGTAGAACCTAGAGATTTAGAAACTAATATTATAAAAGATGAAATCTTCGGAAGCATTTTTCCAATACTTTATTATAAAACAAAAGAAGAAGCTAGAGATATAATAGAAAAAGTATGTCCTAATCCTCTAGCTATGTATATATTCTCTGAAAATATTGATTTTAATTATTACTTTATAGAAAAAATAACTTATGGAGGATGTTCTGTAAATGATACTATAAGCCATATATTAAATTCTAATGCTCCATTTGGAGGAGTTGGAAACAGCGGAATGGGTAATTACCATGGATATTATAGTTTTAAATGCTTCTCAAAAGAAACTACTGTTTTAACTAAAGGTTATGGGTTTGAAGTAAAAACTAAATATCCGCCTTATTCTACAAAGATTAAAGAAGTAAATTGGCTTTATAATTTAGTAAAGAAATAA
- the moaC gene encoding cyclic pyranopterin monophosphate synthase MoaC, protein MSDKLTHIDESGNANMVDVGDKDIVKRTAEASGKIYLSKDTLKLIEENNIKKGDVISAARIAGIMGAKHTSELIPLCHNINIEKVSLDFILEDDGIVIKSYCRCSYKTGIEMEALTAVSVAALTIWDMCKAVDKNMRISDITLLSKTKN, encoded by the coding sequence ATGAGTGATAAATTAACGCATATAGATGAAAGCGGTAATGCTAATATGGTTGATGTAGGTGATAAAGATATTGTAAAAAGAACTGCGGAAGCATCAGGAAAAATATATTTATCAAAAGATACTCTTAAATTGATAGAAGAAAATAATATAAAGAAAGGAGATGTCATATCGGCTGCTAGGATTGCAGGCATTATGGGAGCTAAACACACTTCTGAGCTTATCCCTTTATGTCATAATATTAATATAGAAAAAGTATCTTTAGATTTTATTTTAGAAGATGATGGAATAGTTATAAAATCTTATTGCAGATGCAGTTATAAAACAGGTATAGAAATGGAGGCATTAACTGCTGTTAGTGTTGCTGCTCTTACTATATGGGATATGTGTAAGGCAGTTGATAAAAACATGAGAATATCTGATATTACTTTATTATCAAAGACTAAAAATTAG